One Sulfolobales archaeon genomic window, ATTCTGGAAGAAATATAAATCAGATTTCTAGAGAAGTATCTGAAGAAGTATCTGACTCCTCATAATTAAAATATTATGTTTGGAGCATCACATTATGTAGGATATCTATGGCAAGCGATATAAGAAGAACTGATGAGGATAAATATGATAAGATAATGGATCTAGCTCTTAGAAGAGGCTTTTTCTGGCCTTCATATGAGATATATGGAGGTTCCTCAGGATTCTATGATCTAGGACCTTTAGGTATGAATCTTAAGAGAAGAATTATAGAGTTATGGAGAAGATACTTTATACAGAGACACCAAGAATATGTAGTTGAGATCGAGACACCTATTATAACCCCTTATAAGGTTTTAGAAGCTTCAGGACACGTAGAACATTTCACAGATCCTATTGTTGAATGTCTTAAATGTGGTAGAAAGTATAGAGCTGATTATCTCATAAGAGATCTTCTGGATATAAATGTTGAAGGAATACCCATAGAAGAGCTCACCAGGATCATCCGCGATAAGAATTTAAGATGTCCTTCATGCGGGGGAGAACTTAGCGAGGTTAGAAAATTCAATCTTCTCTTCAGAACAACCATAGGTCCTTACTCTGATAGCATAGGATTCATAAGACCTGAAGCAGCTCAAGGCATGTTCACATCTTTTAAGAGAGTTCTCGAGGCTATGAGAAATAGGTTTCCCATAGGAATTGCCCAGATAGGTAGAGTAGGTAGAAACGAGATCTCACCTAGGCAGGGTATGATAAGACTTAGGGAGTTCACTATAATGGAGATAGAATTCTTCTTCAACCCCGATGAACCTGAATGCCCTCTACTACCTAGAGTTGCTGATAAAAGAATTAGAATACTCAGAGCTGATGATAGATTGAAAGGTGAGGAGAAGCCTACAGCATATAAAGTTGAAGAAGCTGTTAGAGAGAAGATTATAAAACAACCCTGGCAGGCTTACTGGATGGCTATATCAACTGAATTTGTTGGAGAACTTGGAGTAGGCAGTGATGATACATACTTCGAAGAGAAGCTACCCCATGAGAGAGCTCATTATGCTGAGCAGGTTTTCGACCAGCTTGTGAGAGTATCTAGATGGGGATGGATCGAGGTTTCAGGGCATGCATATAGAACTGACTATGATCTATCTAGACATCAAATGTTCAGTGGAGTAGATCTGACGGTTTTCAGAAGATTTAACGAGCCTGTGACGATTAAGAAGAGAAGAGTCTCGTTAGACAAGAAAGCTGTTCTAGAAATCTACGGATCTAAGGCTAGAGAAGTATTCAGAGAATTAGAAGGTAAAGATCTTGCTAAGCTTTTAGAGAGCGCTATCTTAGATGGAGATTACTACGTGATTAATGAGAAGAGGTATAGAAGAGAGATATTCAAAATCGAAGAAACCGAAGAGAAGATCTATGGGAAGAGATTTATACCACATGTTGTAGAACCTTCCTTTGGATCTGAAAGACTTCTATATGTCGTGCTAGATCACGCGTATTCTGAAGAGAGCGATAGAATTGTTCTTAGAATACCTAAGAAAATATCTCCAGTACAGGTCGCCGTATATCCTCTCGTGGAGGATGAGAGGCTTATAAACATTGCTAGAAGTATCAGGGATATGCTAGTGGATCTAGGTTTTTACGTGATCTATGATGAGAGTGGTAGTATAGGGAGGAGATATGCTAGAGCAGATGAGATCGGAGTTCCTTATTCTGTGACCGTAGATTTCACAACCCTAGATGATAAAACAGTCACACTGAGAGATAGAGATACTAGAGCACAGGTGAGAGTTAAAATAGAAGATCTGGGAGAGATCCTTAAAAAAGAATTCTTTATATGAGGAATTCTAAGATTTCTGAGGTTCTTCAACAATCATTATAATATTCTCCGGAGGTATTCCAAGCTCGTTAATAAGTATCTGCCTCACCTTAGCCCTGTGATCTCCTTGAAGTTCTATTCTCCCCTCCTTAGTAGTTCCTCCCGTAGCAAGTTTTGACTTAAGCATTGAAGCAAGTTTTCTAAGATCCTCATAATCACTTAAACCCTCTATAATTGTGACCTCCTTATTATATCTCCTTCTCTCAAGTCTTATCTTGATAACCTGTTGCTCAGCTATAAGTTGCTTGCAGATCTCGGGTGGAAGACCTCCGCAGAGGCTCTCGATATCTTCACTCATATCTTTGTGAATACACCCATATTAGTATTCTAAAGAGGGATATATATAAGAATTTCTCTTTAACAAGGAAAAACCTCTTAAAAGAGATAGGGGCCTCATAGAGCTAGGTGCAGCCTCTGTCTCACAGCATTTGTTTCAGTCTTCACATAGGTTTGTGTATAATGCTCTTGTTACTCCACTAAGATTCTTTCTTTATATCTTTATATAGGTGCTTTATATTTCATAGAGCATATGTGCTTCTAGTCATTCTTTTACAAATTTTTATCAGAACCGAATCCTAGGAAGTAAGAAGATCAAGCACATAATAGTGCTTCTTTAAATAATCTTTCCCAGAATTCTAATATTGATGATGAACGCTCTATCCTATGAGAGATGATTAGGCTAGAACCCCGTCTGATCCGAGATTTTTCTTTATTATTATGCTATAATTACTCTTTCATGGTGTGATATAGTGAGTTCAGAAACTTTGTCACAGCTTCTTTGGACCGAGAAGTATAGGCCTAGGTCTCTTAAGGAAGTTGTTAATCAGAGAGAGGTTGTGTCTAGGCTTATGAAGTTTGTAGAGGAGAGAAACATGCCTCATCTGCTTTTTGCAGGTCCTCCAGGTGTTGGTAAGACTACTGTTGCTCTAGCTCTAGCAAGAGATATATATGGTGATAACTATCAAAGATACGTTCTTGAGACTAACGCTTCTGATGAGAGAGGTATAGAGGTTATTAGAACAAAGATCAAGGAGTTCGCTAGAACAGCTGTAGCTCCTGGAATACCTTTTAAGATAGTAATACTGGACGAGGCTGATAACATGACGGCAGATGCTCAGCAAGCTCTTCGAAGACTTATGGAGATGTATGTTGACACAACAAGGTTCATTCTTCTAGCGAATTACCCCTCTAAAATTATAGAGCCTATTCAGAGCAGATGTGCTGTCTTCAGATTCATGCCTCTTAGAAGAGAGGATGTTGTAGAGAGGCTTAAATATATTGCGGATAGAGAGGGGGTTTCCTACGAGAGTAATGCTCTCGATACCATATATGAGATCTCCGAGGGTGACATGAGGAAAGCTATAAATATTCTCCAAGCATCAGCTG contains:
- the yciH gene encoding stress response translation initiation inhibitor YciH, whose amino-acid sequence is MESLCGGLPPEICKQLIAEQQVIKIRLERRRYNKEVTIIEGLSDYEDLRKLASMLKSKLATGGTTKEGRIELQGDHRAKVRQILINELGIPPENIIMIVEEPQKS
- the glyS gene encoding glycine--tRNA ligase → MASDIRRTDEDKYDKIMDLALRRGFFWPSYEIYGGSSGFYDLGPLGMNLKRRIIELWRRYFIQRHQEYVVEIETPIITPYKVLEASGHVEHFTDPIVECLKCGRKYRADYLIRDLLDINVEGIPIEELTRIIRDKNLRCPSCGGELSEVRKFNLLFRTTIGPYSDSIGFIRPEAAQGMFTSFKRVLEAMRNRFPIGIAQIGRVGRNEISPRQGMIRLREFTIMEIEFFFNPDEPECPLLPRVADKRIRILRADDRLKGEEKPTAYKVEEAVREKIIKQPWQAYWMAISTEFVGELGVGSDDTYFEEKLPHERAHYAEQVFDQLVRVSRWGWIEVSGHAYRTDYDLSRHQMFSGVDLTVFRRFNEPVTIKKRRVSLDKKAVLEIYGSKAREVFRELEGKDLAKLLESAILDGDYYVINEKRYRREIFKIEETEEKIYGKRFIPHVVEPSFGSERLLYVVLDHAYSEESDRIVLRIPKKISPVQVAVYPLVEDERLINIARSIRDMLVDLGFYVIYDESGSIGRRYARADEIGVPYSVTVDFTTLDDKTVTLRDRDTRAQVRVKIEDLGEILKKEFFI
- a CDS encoding replication factor C small subunit, which produces MSQLLWTEKYRPRSLKEVVNQREVVSRLMKFVEERNMPHLLFAGPPGVGKTTVALALARDIYGDNYQRYVLETNASDERGIEVIRTKIKEFARTAVAPGIPFKIVILDEADNMTADAQQALRRLMEMYVDTTRFILLANYPSKIIEPIQSRCAVFRFMPLRREDVVERLKYIADREGVSYESNALDTIYEISEGDMRKAINILQASAALGKVTVEVVYKVVGLAHPKEIREMLQLALSGRFIDARNRLRKLMIEYGLSGIDVVKQLHREIFSSDISIPEDLRVSIADYIGEVNYRLAEGADEEIQLNALLARLSLLGSKAGGVAQRKQ